From the genome of Arthrobacter sp. ERGS1:01:
CATCCGGCTTTCCTCATACAGCTTCACCCGTCCCACGAGGCTGGCGGCCTGGGCCATCAGCGCCCGGCCCTCCTCCGCCATGACTTCGCCGGCCGGGGTCAGCGACGCGGATCGGCGGGATCGATCGAAGAGGGACAGGCCCAGGGTCTTCTCCAGCCGGCTGATTTCCTGGCTCACCGTGGGCTGCGAAATATGCAGTGCCTCGGCCGCCCGGCCAAAGTGCAGCTCTTCGGCAACGGCCACAAAAATTTCCACCTGGCGCAACGTTATTCCCATAGGCAAAGTCTATCAAAAACCAAATAACTGTTTCTGGATTCAACTTGATCCGCTCGGTAGCGTTAACGTCATAGCCCCACCAGATTTCACCCACTGAAGTACCAAAGGAAGAGTTCTCCATGAATTCCAATGCCATTTTCGTTTCCGAAGAAGTCCAGGCCGCCGTTCGGGAAAACCGTCCCGTCGTTGCCCTTGAATCCACCATCTTCACCCACGGCCTGCCCCGCCCGCGCAACCTTGAAGTTGCCCTCGAAGCCGAGGCAAGCCTGCGCGCTGCCGGCGTCACCCCCGCCACCATCGGCGTCTACAACGGCGTACCCACCGTTGGCCTGACCACCGAGCAGATCACCGAACTGTCCCAGGTGGACAACATGGACAAGGTCAGCCTCCGCGACCTGCCCGTCGTCAGCGCCCTGGGCGTCCACGGCGGCACCACCGTTGCAGCCACCGCCTTCCTGGCACACCACGCCGGCGTCAAGGTCTTCTCCACCGGCGGCCTCGGCGGCGTGCACCACGGCGCCAGCGAAACCTTCGACGAGTCCGCCGACATGACCACCCTGGCCCAGGTACCGATCGTCGTCATCTCCGCCGGCGTAAAGTCCATCCTGGACGTTGCCGCCACCCTGGAGCGCTTCGAAACCCTCAACATCCCGGTCATCGGCTACGGCACCACCAAGTACCCGGGCTTCTACGTCTCCGACTCCGGCTTCAAGGTCAACTACGCCGTGAAGAACACCGACGAGGCTGCCAAGATCATCAACGCCCGCGACGACCTGGGCCTGCCCCAGTCGGTGCTGTTGGCCAACCCAGTTGCCGAAGACAAGCAGCTCCCCCGGAAGAGCTCGAGGACATCCTGGCCCGCGCCTGGAGCGAAGCCGAAGCCCAGGGCATCAGCGGCAACGCCAGCACCCCGTTCCTGCTTGACTTCATCCAGCGCGACACCAAGGGCCGCAGCCTGGAAGTCAACATCGACGTTTACCGCGGCAACGTGGCCCTCGGCGGCCAGCTCGCCACTTCGCTGACCAAGTAAGGACCAAAAAATCGTGTTGGGAATCATTGGAGATCTCGTTGAAGACGTCATCGTGTGGCTTGCTGAGCCGATCAGGCACGGCACCGACACCGATGTGGAGATCTTCCACACCCGGGGTGGCAGCGCGGCAAATGTTGCCAGCTTCGCCGGCCACCTCGGGCCAACACGATTCATGGGCTGCGTCGGGGAAGACTCCCTGGGCGACTCCCTGGTAAAGAACCTCGCAGACCAGGGCATCGACGTCGTCGTCCAGCGACGCGGCACCACCGGTTCCATCGTCATCCTGATCGACCAGGACGGCGAACGCACCATGCTCCCGTACCGCGGCGCCGCCAAACTCCTGGAGAACGTTCCGGACGAGTGGCTCGACGGGCTTGAGCTGCTTCACGTGCCCGGTTACACCTTCGACGGCGACCCCGTGGGCAACGCTGTCACGGACCTGATCCGCCGGGCACGCCAGAGGGGCATCCTGGTCTCCATCGATGCCTCCTCCACAGGCATGTTGGCCCATTACGGGGTCGAGAAGTTCCTGGACCTGATGACGGAACTGCGTCCCGATTTCATCATCGGCAACCAGAGCGAGTCCGAGTTCCTGGGATTGGCCGTCAAGGGCGAACCCGGACCGAACTTCTCCCGGCTGCCGGGCACCATCATTGTCACCAAGGCCGGCGCAGACCCCACCGTCGTCCTGCAGGGTACGGAAGCAAAAATCACCGTACCCGTCCCGCCCGTAACAGAAGTGCGGGACCTCACCGGCGCGGGCGATGCCTTCGCCGCAGGTTTTCTTTCAACGTATCTCGCCACGTGGGACCTGACGGACGCCTGCGTTGGAGGACACTCCAACGCAGCCCGCGTCCTCAGCTCCCCCGGCGCCTCCATGGCGGACTAAGTCCGTCCACCCACCACCGTGGAGTTTCCACCTTAGTAAAGGGTTCCAATGACGCACCCGCTGCACACACGCAACAAATCCTCGGTCCGGGATTCCGGGGCAACCGACACCAAGGGCATCGTCTCGCTCATGGTGGCGCTGCTGGCCGCCTGCATCGCATTCCAGCTCAATGCGAGCATGCTCAGCCCCGTTCTTGTGACGATGGCTGCCCAGCTCCACACCACCGAGGTCACCGTCGGGCTGTCCCAGACGGCGTTCTTCACCAGCACGGCCCTGTTTGGCCTGTTCCTGCCCCGCCTCAGCGACATCGTGGGCCGGCGGAAGATCCTGGTCCTGATGGTCGGCGTCATGGTGCTGGGCTCCATCCTGGCCGCCTTCGCACCGAACATTACGGTACTGATCATTGCCCGTGTCATCCAGGGCATCTCCGGCGCCATCGTGCCGGTGTGCCTGATGGTGCTGCGCAGCAAGGTCAAGGATGCCAAGCAGTACGGCACCCTCATGGGCTTGGTCACGGCCGTCAACGGCGGCATTGCCGGCATTGACGCCTTCGCCGGCGGCTTCCTGGCCACCAACTTCGGTTTCCGGTCGATCTTCTGGGTCATTGCCGCCGTCGGACTTGTCGCCGTGGTTCTGGTGGCCCTGTTCGTGCCCGACACCCGGCCTTCGCAGGGCGTCCGCATGGACTGGTGGGGCGTGCTGGCACTGGCCGTCACCATCCTGTTGCTGCAGACCGCCGTCAACGAACTCGGCAAGGGCTCGGCCGCCAACTTTGGGCTGACCGCCGGGCTGCTGGTGGGCGCCGCCGTGGCGGCTGTGGTGTTCTGGCGGATCGAGGGCGCCGTGCGCCAGCCCCTGGCCACGCCGGCCCTCATGAAGCAGCGCTCCACCTGGGCGATCCTGCTGACCACCATGCTGACCATGACGGGTGTCTTCGCCACCGTGAACGGCCTCGTCATGTCCGTGGCCCAGAACACCGAGGTGGGCTTTGGACTCCAGGCCGACTGGGCGTCGCTGATCCTGCTGACCCCGTACGCGCTGCTGGGTTGGGTTGCCGGCCCGTTCTCCGGCCGCCTGGCCTCGACGCTGGGGTACCGCACCATCCTCCGCATCGGCCTGGTGGGCAGCACCATCGGCATCCTGGTGCTGGCCCTGGTGGGCACGCACAACCTGGTGTTCCTGGTGGGCGCCACCTTGCTCCTGGGTGTCACGTACGCCGGCATGGGCAACATCATGCTCAACGGCCTGGGTGTGGTGCTCTCGCCGCTGGACAACCCCGGGTTCCTGCCCGGCATGAACTCCGCGGCGTTCGGCATGGGCGCCGGGCTCAGCTTCGCGATCCTGCCGGCCATCCAGGCGAACGCCGGGGCCGGGGTCTCGGGTTACACCCTGGCCATGCTGGCCGGTGCCGGCATCACCGTGGCGGCCTTCCTGGTGTCGCTGCTGATCCCCGCGCCGTCCGATGCCGGAGTGGAAGTACAGAAGGCATAAGGAGCTTGCGGCGGGTGCATCCGCCGTGAGAAAGGGATCCCCGGGATTCAGCGTGGAAGGGTTCGCCTCCCCACGCTGAGGCCCGGGGATCTCTGCTGTTAACATGACAAGGACATCCCCGGGCGGTTCACAGCCGCCCGCGGGATTCACGAGAGTCAGGATTGGTGTCAGGAATGTACGTAAAGATCTGTGGTTTGCAGACTGCCGAAACCGTTGCCGCGGCCGTTGATGCCGGCGCAAATGCCGTGGGATTCGTATTTGCCCCGGGCAGTGCGCGGACCATCGGCGCGGAGCTCGCCCGCGAGTTGGGCTCTGCCGTCCCGGCGGACGTCGAGACGGTGGGCGTATTCCGCAACCAGCCCATCGACGAGGTCCTGGACATTGCGCGGGCGGCTTCGCTGACTACGGTTCAGCTGCATGGCAAGGAAACCCTGGCCGACATTGTGCGGGTGCGTGAGGCGGGGTTCCGCACGTTGCGGGCGTTCTCGGCCGCATCCTATGCCGCCCTTTCCACCGAGGAGAAGCTGGCGTGGGAGTCCGAGCGGATCCTGCTCGACGCTGTTGAGCCGGGTGCCGGTGTGGCGTTCGACGCCGGCCTGATCGACGGCGGTGCACCCGAGGGTTTCTGGTTGCTGGCCGGCGGACTCAACCCGGACAACGTGGCCCAGCTTGCCGCGGCCCTGCGCCCCGACGGGGTGGACGTGTCCAGCGGCGTGGAATCCAGCCGCGGCGTCAAGGATGTGGGCTTGATCCGGTCGTTCATCTCCGCTGCGCGGTCCGCCGGGTAGACGTCTTTTGGCCTACCTTGTGATCCTGGCCAGCACGACGACGGCTGTGCCGGCCAGGAGGAACAACGCCGGCACGATGTACGGCAGCCGGGCGACCGCCAAGGGTCGCCACCGCACGAGGCCGGTCCGTTCAAGGGCACTGAACAGTGCGGCCACGGCGACGGTCAGGAACGGGATGATCGGGGCCAGCACGTCGATCCCGGCCGGGATGGACCCAGCGTCGGCGGCGAATGCGAGGTACCAATACAACAACATCGCCGTCAGCACCCCATGGCCCAGAAACACGAAGGCCACCGCCACAGTGGGAGCCACAAAGGCTCCGGACCGGTTCCTGCCCGTGGCAAGAAAGACCAGCAGGGCCAACGACGCCACAAAAACCAGGGCCGGGAGAAGGCCGCTCATGGCGAGCGGGCCGGAGTCCCTGCGCTCAAAGAATGCGGTGGAAAAGGTCGCCGGCACCAGGACAACTGCAATGAACGTCATTCCGAACGTGATGCCGGAAAGCGTTGCCACCACCATTTCGGAGAGTCGCATGGGCGGAGGGACGGGCTCGGAGGTCAAGGGCGCGCCCGCTTTTGGGCGATCAAGTACGCCTGCGGTGTCTTTTCATCGCGGTCCGGCCCGCGGACGAGCTTCGCTTCCAGCTTGAATCCCGCCTGCTCCAGCATCGTTGTGACGCGCTCCGGGTCCATCAAGAAGGCGTCGTAGCTGACGTCGTGACCGTAGGCGCTCCCGATGTGCCGGCCGGCGTCGCCCACCTGGAAGGCCAGGAGCAGAAAGCCGCCCCCGGCCAAAGCCGCGTGGAAGGAATCGAGCACGCCGGGCAGGCGCTCGGGCGGGGTGTGGATCAGGGAATACCAGGCGACGATTCCGCCCAGGGACCCGGGATCGGCATCGAGGGCCTCGATGGTACCGACTTCGAAGTCAAGCCCGGGGTGCGCCTTGCGCGCCACCTCGATCATGCCCGGAGACAGGTCCATGCCGGCGGCGTCCAGTCCAATGGACGCCAGGTGGGCAGTGATCCTCCCGGGCCCGCAGCCGGCGTCGAGCACCTTCACGTTGCCGGTGCCGACGACGCGCTCGGAGAAGGCCGCCACCATGACCCGGTCATAGACCTTCTCGGCCATGAGGTCCCGGAGGAGTTCCTCGTAGCTGGCGGCGACGGTGTCGTACGCGGCGCGGGTGGCAGTCACATCGAGGGGCTCATCCATAGCTTCGATCGTAGCGGGGCGGCGAGTGCCGCCCCGCTCCAAGGCCCGGGATTCAGGGCGCCGTGGCGGCACGGGCCGTGCTTGCCGCAATGGGCAGATCCTGCAGGAGGAACGCTTGGAGGACATGGTAGATATCGGGTTTCCCGGACCACATTGCATAGCTGGGACGGTTGTCGGAATCGAGCAGGTGGTGCCAGCTGCCGTGGTCGGCGTCCACAAAATGGCTCTCCGCATGGCTCGTCCACGCATGCAGCTCATTTGCGTAGCGCCCGTCCCCGGTGAGCCTCCACCACGTTGCGGCGGCGGAAATCGCCTCGGCCAGCACCCAGTGTGGGCGGTCGCGGATGACCGGCGTCCCGTCCCATGCCACCGTGTAGACAAATCCGTCTTTGCCATCAACGGCCCAGCCCTGCCGGACGGCCGTCTCGTAAAGTCCTTGTGCGGCTTCCCGGAGCCAGGCCGGGGGCACGTCAAAAGTTGACTCGAGTTGCAGCAGGAGCCGGCTCCATTCGAAGAGATGGCCAATGGTCATCCCATAGGGGTGGAATACATCGCGGGGGTTGTCCACGTTGAAGTCGGGCAGCGGCATCCAATCCGCTCCGAAGTGTTCGTTGAGCCACCAGTCCGCGGACCTGGCGCGCCTATTGATGAAGTTCTCCGCAATCCGCAGTGCGCGATCCCGCCACACCGCGTCCTCCGAGTAGCCGTGGAGCGCCAGCATCGCCTCCAGCCCGTGCATGTTCACGTTGGCACCCCAGTACGCTTCTGCTGAGGTAAATTCCCTGTCCCACGATTCAATAAGTGCATTGTCGTCCTCGGACCAATACTTGCTCTCCAGCACTGCCCCGGCCCGCTCCGCCAGTTCGTGGGCGCCCGGAATCCCTGCCGTCGCCGCGGCCGTTGCCGCCAAGACGACAAAGCAGGCGTCGTAGGCGCGCTTCCGGCCCGACTGCGGCGTGCCGTCGAGCGAGCCGAAGTAGCCGCCCCAGGAATCATCGTGGAATTCGCCGGAGAGGCGGGCTACGCCGTGTTCGGCGAAACGCCGGGCGTCCGGTACGTCCAGCAACGCCGCAATGCTGAAACTGAAGGTCATGCGAGCCGTCACGAAACATGCAGGAGAACGTGCCGGCTCCACGACGCCGAAGCGGTCCAGGAACCCAAAGCCGTCCGGCAGCATGGCCGCCCTGGCGAAACCGATCAGCGCCTCAACGTCCTTGTGACGGGCAGCACTCAGGGAAGTGGAAAGCTGGCGCATTGGAGGGCTCTCGTTCGTTGTCGGTGGAGCAGTCGTGGGCGTGGTTTCCCGTCACACCGGGAGCGGCGTTACCGAACCACCAGGGACTGGCAGGACTGGCGTTCAATCAACGTGACCGGCAGGACGTTCTTGCGGCGGAACTTCCTGGCCGGCGTCGCAATGCGGTCAAAAATGCGTTCGGCGGCCACCCTACCCACATGCCGGGGATCCTGGTCGATGACAGACACCGAGGGCTGGAGCACATCCGCCATGGGGAAGTCGCCAAAGCTGATGAGGGCAATGTCGGTCCTGCCCAACGCCTGCAGGGCGGGGAAGACGCCCGTCGAGAAACGGGCGTTCGACGAGAAGATCGCCGTGGGCGGCTCCTGCAGTTCAAGGATTGTCTTACAGACCTGCGCGGCCGCGTCGGCGTCGCGCGATCCGAGCGCAATCAGGTCCGGATCGACGTCCAGGCCGGCGGCTTCCAGGGCGGCCAGGTAGCCGTCCAGGCGCAGCTTGGTGGTGGGCACCGCCGTCGAATCCCCCACGATGGCTATGCGGCGATGTCCGTGCTCGATGAAATGCGTGGTCGCCTCGAAGGCCCCGCCAAAGTCGTCCTCCACGAAGTAGTCGGCCTTGAGCTTGTTGGGCGCACGGTCAATGCACACGATCGGGAAACTGTCCTGCCAGCGGGCCAGATAGGACTGGTCCTCCGCGATCGGGGCAATGATGAGCCCGCCAATTTGATGGCGGATGGTGGTTTCAATGATGCTTCGCTCCAGCGACGGGTTGTCCCCCAGGCTCGTGACCACAATCGCCATGTCATGTTCGCGCGCCGCAAGTTCAATCCCCTTCGTGACGGCGGCGAAGAACGGGTCCGCGACATCCGGGACCGCAATGCCGATGACGGCCGACTTCCCCTCGCGAAAGGTCCGCGCCATCATGTTCGGCACATAGTTCAGTGCCAGCATGGCCGCCTGCACGCGTTCGCGGGTGTCGTCCGTGACGTGCGGGTCGTCATTGAAGACTCTGGAAACCGTCTTGGCGCTTACCTTCGCGCGAGCGGCCACGTCCTGCATGGTAGTCACTGTTCGGCTCCTTCATCGTCCCCAAGTGTTCTTCTCACGGCCAGGCCACACGCATGACGCACCTTCCAAGGTATGTCATCGGTGACAAATGGCCGCCCACCCCATCCTGCCTGATGTTTCGGATAACTACAAGCACCTCATGACATCGATGACATGAATTTCCGAACTTCCCTTGACATCGATGACATGGTGCCCCTAGATTGCTGTTAGGCGGATCACATCGAAGCTCCCCGGGAGCCGGCAGTGATCGTCAAATCCAGACTTAGGCGCATGTTTTGGCAGCGCTTCAACGGTGAGGCAGCACGGCTTCTTCACCATCAACAATTAGTGGAGGAGACAGTGATGAGCGGTGTCAGCGTCGTCCGGCCAGCACCTGTCCGGGAAGCGGAGCCGCTTGAGTGCACGCTTGACGAGTTGGTTGAGCGGGCCCGCGTCCTGGCTTCCGGCACCACCCGGAGGATCCTGGGCATTGCCGGGGCTCCCGGTGCCGGCAAGTCAACCGTGGCAACGGCCATTGTCGAGGCCCTGGCCGGACAAGCGCTCCAGGTGGGCATGGACGCCTTCCATCTGGCAAACGGCATCCTGGCCGCCCACGGTTCCCTGGACCGGAAGGGCGCTCCCGACACTTTTGATGCCGGTGGCTACGCCCACCTGCTGCGCCGCCTGAAGGAGAACGTCGAACCCGTGGTGCATGCCCCGGTCTTTGACCGCAGCCTGGAAGCCTCCATCGGCAACGCGATCTCCGTGCCACGCGACGTTCCTCTGGTCATCACGGAGGGAAACTACCTCCTGCTGGACGCTCCGGGCTGGCCTGCGGCCCGCAAACAGATCGATGAGGTCTGGTACCTGGACGTGGACGACGGCGAGCGCCGGCTCCGGCTGGTGCGTCGCCACGAGTCCTTTGGAAAGTCCCCGGACGAGGCAAGGAGCTGGGCGCTCGGCAGCGACCAGCACAACGCCGCCGTCGTCGCGGCCACCCGGGACAGGGCCGATCTGCTCATCAGGCTGGCCACACCGCACCGCCCCCAGAACTCCGCCGAATCCGAATGAAGAGGAATCCAGAAGTGACAACACAACGAAGTGTCTCCGGCCGGCAGGTCGGGCCCTCGACAACCGTCCCGAACCAGCTGACAGGTGTAAGACCATGACAAGCATTCCCATTCTTGAGGCGCGGGGGCTGACCCGCAGTTTCGGCAACGTGCGGGCCCTTGATTCGGTGGACTTTGACGTCCACGCCGGCGAGGTCGTCGCCCTGATCGGCGACAACGGCGCCGGGAAGTCCACCCTCGTCAAGGCGCTCTCGGGAAACCTGGTCCTGGACTCGGGCAAGATCCTCTTCGCCGGCGGCGAGGTGGAGCTTTCGTCTCCCACCCACGCCAGCAGCCTCGGGATCGAAACCGTCTACCAGGACCTGGCCCTGGCCCCGCACCTGAATGCGGCACAGAACATGTTCCTGGGCCGGGAGATTCCCAAGCCCGGATTCCAGGGCCGGCTGGGCTTCATGGACAACAAGGCCATGCGCGCCAAGTCGCGAACGGCCTTTGACGAACTGGGCGCCACGGTGCGCAGCCTGACCGACCCCGTGGGCGCCATGTCCGGCGGGCA
Proteins encoded in this window:
- a CDS encoding carbohydrate kinase family protein; translation: MLGIIGDLVEDVIVWLAEPIRHGTDTDVEIFHTRGGSAANVASFAGHLGPTRFMGCVGEDSLGDSLVKNLADQGIDVVVQRRGTTGSIVILIDQDGERTMLPYRGAAKLLENVPDEWLDGLELLHVPGYTFDGDPVGNAVTDLIRRARQRGILVSIDASSTGMLAHYGVEKFLDLMTELRPDFIIGNQSESEFLGLAVKGEPGPNFSRLPGTIIVTKAGADPTVVLQGTEAKITVPVPPVTEVRDLTGAGDAFAAGFLSTYLATWDLTDACVGGHSNAARVLSSPGASMAD
- the uriT gene encoding uridine transporter UriT, which codes for MTHPLHTRNKSSVRDSGATDTKGIVSLMVALLAACIAFQLNASMLSPVLVTMAAQLHTTEVTVGLSQTAFFTSTALFGLFLPRLSDIVGRRKILVLMVGVMVLGSILAAFAPNITVLIIARVIQGISGAIVPVCLMVLRSKVKDAKQYGTLMGLVTAVNGGIAGIDAFAGGFLATNFGFRSIFWVIAAVGLVAVVLVALFVPDTRPSQGVRMDWWGVLALAVTILLLQTAVNELGKGSAANFGLTAGLLVGAAVAAVVFWRIEGAVRQPLATPALMKQRSTWAILLTTMLTMTGVFATVNGLVMSVAQNTEVGFGLQADWASLILLTPYALLGWVAGPFSGRLASTLGYRTILRIGLVGSTIGILVLALVGTHNLVFLVGATLLLGVTYAGMGNIMLNGLGVVLSPLDNPGFLPGMNSAAFGMGAGLSFAILPAIQANAGAGVSGYTLAMLAGAGITVAAFLVSLLIPAPSDAGVEVQKA
- a CDS encoding phosphoribosylanthranilate isomerase gives rise to the protein MYVKICGLQTAETVAAAVDAGANAVGFVFAPGSARTIGAELARELGSAVPADVETVGVFRNQPIDEVLDIARAASLTTVQLHGKETLADIVRVREAGFRTLRAFSAASYAALSTEEKLAWESERILLDAVEPGAGVAFDAGLIDGGAPEGFWLLAGGLNPDNVAQLAAALRPDGVDVSSGVESSRGVKDVGLIRSFISAARSAG
- a CDS encoding class I SAM-dependent DNA methyltransferase, which encodes MDEPLDVTATRAAYDTVAASYEELLRDLMAEKVYDRVMVAAFSERVVGTGNVKVLDAGCGPGRITAHLASIGLDAAGMDLSPGMIEVARKAHPGLDFEVGTIEALDADPGSLGGIVAWYSLIHTPPERLPGVLDSFHAALAGGGFLLLAFQVGDAGRHIGSAYGHDVSYDAFLMDPERVTTMLEQAGFKLEAKLVRGPDRDEKTPQAYLIAQKRARP
- a CDS encoding AGE family epimerase/isomerase, giving the protein MRQLSTSLSAARHKDVEALIGFARAAMLPDGFGFLDRFGVVEPARSPACFVTARMTFSFSIAALLDVPDARRFAEHGVARLSGEFHDDSWGGYFGSLDGTPQSGRKRAYDACFVVLAATAAATAGIPGAHELAERAGAVLESKYWSEDDNALIESWDREFTSAEAYWGANVNMHGLEAMLALHGYSEDAVWRDRALRIAENFINRRARSADWWLNEHFGADWMPLPDFNVDNPRDVFHPYGMTIGHLFEWSRLLLQLESTFDVPPAWLREAAQGLYETAVRQGWAVDGKDGFVYTVAWDGTPVIRDRPHWVLAEAISAAATWWRLTGDGRYANELHAWTSHAESHFVDADHGSWHHLLDSDNRPSYAMWSGKPDIYHVLQAFLLQDLPIAASTARAATAP
- a CDS encoding LacI family DNA-binding transcriptional regulator → MQDVAARAKVSAKTVSRVFNDDPHVTDDTRERVQAAMLALNYVPNMMARTFREGKSAVIGIAVPDVADPFFAAVTKGIELAAREHDMAIVVTSLGDNPSLERSIIETTIRHQIGGLIIAPIAEDQSYLARWQDSFPIVCIDRAPNKLKADYFVEDDFGGAFEATTHFIEHGHRRIAIVGDSTAVPTTKLRLDGYLAALEAAGLDVDPDLIALGSRDADAAAQVCKTILELQEPPTAIFSSNARFSTGVFPALQALGRTDIALISFGDFPMADVLQPSVSVIDQDPRHVGRVAAERIFDRIATPARKFRRKNVLPVTLIERQSCQSLVVR
- a CDS encoding nucleoside/nucleotide kinase family protein codes for the protein MSGVSVVRPAPVREAEPLECTLDELVERARVLASGTTRRILGIAGAPGAGKSTVATAIVEALAGQALQVGMDAFHLANGILAAHGSLDRKGAPDTFDAGGYAHLLRRLKENVEPVVHAPVFDRSLEASIGNAISVPRDVPLVITEGNYLLLDAPGWPAARKQIDEVWYLDVDDGERRLRLVRRHESFGKSPDEARSWALGSDQHNAAVVAATRDRADLLIRLATPHRPQNSAESE
- a CDS encoding ATP-binding cassette domain-containing protein; its protein translation is MTSIPILEARGLTRSFGNVRALDSVDFDVHAGEVVALIGDNGAGKSTLVKALSGNLVLDSGKILFAGGEVELSSPTHASSLGIETVYQDLALAPHLNAAQNMFLGREIPKPGFQGRLGFMDNKAMRAKSRTAFDELGATVRSLTDPVGAMSGGQKQAIAIARAVAWAKGVIFLDEPTAALGVVQTRNVLETIRRVRDKGVGVVFISHSMPHVIDVADRVQVLRLGHRVATYEAKKTSVEELVGAMTGALDGAHS